The proteins below are encoded in one region of Amorphus orientalis:
- a CDS encoding electron transfer flavoprotein subunit beta/FixA family protein — MKILVPVKRVVDYNVKVRVKPDGSGVDLANVKMSMNPFDEIAVEEAIRLKEAGTATEIVAVSIGPQQAQETLRTALAMGADRGILVKTDAVLEPLAVAKVLKGVVEAEEPGLVILGKQAIDDDANQTGQMLSALLGWAQATFASKLAISGEEAEVTREIDGGLQTIKVKMPAIVTTDLRLNEPRYASLPNIMKAKKKPIDEKTVEDFGVDPSPRLEVLKTEEPPARQAGVKVADVAELVSKLKNEAGVL, encoded by the coding sequence ATGAAGATCCTCGTGCCCGTCAAGCGGGTGGTCGACTACAACGTGAAGGTCCGGGTCAAGCCGGACGGGTCCGGCGTGGACCTGGCAAACGTCAAGATGTCGATGAACCCGTTCGACGAGATCGCCGTTGAAGAGGCGATCCGGCTGAAGGAAGCGGGGACGGCCACCGAGATCGTGGCGGTGTCGATCGGCCCACAGCAGGCCCAGGAGACGCTGCGCACCGCGCTGGCCATGGGCGCGGACCGCGGCATCCTGGTGAAGACCGACGCGGTTCTGGAACCGCTGGCGGTGGCCAAGGTGCTGAAGGGCGTGGTCGAGGCCGAGGAGCCGGGCCTCGTCATTCTCGGCAAGCAGGCGATCGACGACGACGCGAACCAGACCGGCCAGATGCTGTCGGCGCTTCTGGGCTGGGCCCAGGCGACGTTCGCCTCCAAGCTGGCCATCAGCGGCGAGGAGGCCGAGGTCACCCGCGAGATCGACGGCGGCCTGCAGACGATCAAGGTGAAGATGCCGGCGATCGTGACGACGGATCTTCGCCTCAACGAGCCGCGCTATGCGTCGCTGCCGAACATCATGAAGGCGAAGAAGAAGCCGATCGACGAGAAGACCGTCGAGGACTTCGGGGTGGATCCGTCGCCGCGGCTGGAGGTCCTGAAGACAGAGGAGCCGCCGGCGCGCCAGGCGGGCGTGAAGGTCGCCGACGTGGCCGAGCTGGTGTCGAAGCTGAAGAACGAGGCGGGGGTGCTTTAA
- a CDS encoding ubiquinone biosynthesis hydroxylase, protein MSTVSDHVDVAIAGAGSVGMTLALALKRADPRLSVAVIDPKPVDATRGDDRASAIAAAARRMLVRLGVWPDVAADAQSIDEMIITDSRLRDAVRPVFLRFLGDVEPGEPYAHMIPNDVLFPAIARHALDAGIRTFTPDSVRIFETGDAGSELRLASGTRLSAALLIACDGKTSRLRGLAGIRTVGHAYDQSGIVTTVSHELPHQGCAIEHFLPAGPFAVLPLKGNRSSIVWTERTAEANRLVGLDDFSFEIELARRFGPDWGEIRLAGSRSAYPLSVQIARDLVAPRFALAGDAAHAIHPIAGQGLNMGFRDAAALAETVVEARRIGLDIGSLDVLERYQSWRRFDTLEMAATTDLLNRLFSNDVAPVRLARTVGLGLVDRLPGLKRVFIREAAGLAASSPKLLRGEAI, encoded by the coding sequence ATGAGCACGGTTTCGGATCACGTCGACGTTGCCATCGCCGGAGCGGGTTCGGTCGGGATGACCCTTGCGCTCGCGCTGAAACGCGCCGATCCCCGGCTGAGCGTCGCGGTGATCGACCCGAAACCGGTCGACGCAACCAGGGGCGACGACCGGGCCTCGGCAATCGCGGCCGCGGCCCGGCGTATGCTGGTGCGGCTCGGGGTCTGGCCGGACGTCGCCGCCGACGCCCAGTCGATCGACGAGATGATCATCACCGACAGCCGGCTGCGCGACGCGGTCCGGCCGGTGTTTCTCCGCTTTCTGGGTGACGTGGAGCCGGGCGAGCCCTACGCTCACATGATCCCCAACGACGTTCTGTTTCCGGCCATCGCCCGCCACGCCCTCGATGCCGGCATCCGCACGTTCACCCCCGACAGCGTGCGGATCTTCGAAACCGGCGATGCGGGCAGCGAGCTACGGCTGGCCTCCGGCACCCGGCTGTCCGCCGCGCTGCTGATCGCCTGCGACGGCAAGACATCGCGCCTGCGCGGGCTCGCCGGCATCCGCACCGTCGGCCACGCCTACGACCAGAGCGGCATCGTCACCACGGTCAGCCACGAACTGCCCCATCAGGGCTGCGCCATCGAGCATTTCCTGCCCGCCGGCCCCTTCGCCGTCCTGCCGCTGAAGGGCAACCGCTCGTCGATCGTGTGGACCGAGCGTACCGCCGAAGCCAACCGCCTCGTCGGCCTCGACGACTTCTCCTTCGAGATCGAGCTGGCTCGCCGGTTCGGCCCGGACTGGGGCGAGATCCGGCTGGCCGGATCCCGCTCGGCCTACCCGCTGTCGGTGCAGATCGCGCGCGATCTGGTGGCGCCGCGCTTCGCGCTTGCCGGCGACGCCGCCCACGCGATCCATCCGATCGCCGGCCAGGGTCTCAACATGGGCTTCCGCGACGCCGCCGCGCTGGCGGAGACCGTGGTGGAGGCGCGCCGGATCGGCCTCGACATCGGCTCCCTCGACGTTCTGGAGCGCTATCAGAGCTGGCGCCGGTTCGACACGCTGGAAATGGCGGCGACGACCGATCTCCTCAACAGGCTGTTCTCCAACGACGTTGCGCCGGTGCGTCTGGCGCGGACCGTCGGGCTTGGGCTGGTCGACCGCCTGCCCGGCCTCAAGCGCGTCTTCATCCGCGAGGCCGCCGGCCTCGCCGCCTCCAGCCCGAAGCTCTTGCGCGGGGAAGCGATCTGA
- a CDS encoding argininosuccinate synthase: MAEYGAIKKVVLAYSGGLDTSIILKWLQTELGAEVVTFTADLGQGEELAPAREKAERAGIKEIYIEDVREEFCRDFVFPMFRANAVYEGTYLLGTSIARPLISKRLVEIARETGADAIAHGATGKGNDQVRFELSAYALNPDIKVIAPWRDWEFKSRTELLDFAEKNQILVTKDKRGEAPFSVDANLLHSSSEGKVLEDPNETPPPYVYQRTVSPEEAPDRPAIVTIGFKNGDPVSIDGKPMKPHELLAALNDLGRDNGIGRLDLVENRFVGMKSRGVYETPGGTILLVAHRAIESITLDRGAGHLKDELMPRYAELIYNGFWFSPERLMLQAAIDKSQENVEGTVRLKLYKGNVIVEGRESPKSLYSDALVTFEDDHGAYDQKDAAGFIRLNALRLRTLAKRDGGA, translated from the coding sequence ATGGCCGAATACGGCGCCATCAAAAAGGTCGTGCTTGCCTATTCCGGCGGGCTGGACACGTCGATCATCCTGAAGTGGCTGCAGACCGAGCTCGGCGCCGAAGTGGTCACCTTCACCGCCGATCTCGGCCAGGGCGAAGAGTTGGCGCCGGCGCGGGAGAAGGCCGAGCGCGCGGGCATCAAGGAGATCTACATCGAGGACGTGCGCGAGGAGTTCTGCCGCGACTTCGTCTTTCCGATGTTCCGCGCCAACGCCGTCTACGAGGGCACCTATCTGCTCGGCACCTCGATCGCCCGGCCGCTGATCTCCAAGCGCCTCGTTGAGATCGCCCGGGAGACCGGTGCCGACGCGATCGCCCATGGCGCGACCGGCAAGGGCAACGACCAGGTCCGCTTCGAGCTGTCGGCCTATGCGCTGAACCCGGACATCAAGGTGATCGCGCCGTGGCGCGACTGGGAGTTCAAGTCGCGCACCGAGCTGCTCGATTTCGCCGAGAAGAACCAGATCCTCGTCACCAAGGACAAGCGCGGCGAGGCGCCGTTCTCCGTCGACGCCAACCTTCTGCACTCGTCCTCCGAGGGCAAGGTTCTGGAGGATCCGAACGAGACCCCGCCACCCTACGTCTATCAGCGCACCGTCAGCCCCGAAGAGGCGCCGGACCGGCCCGCCATCGTGACGATCGGCTTCAAGAACGGCGATCCGGTGTCGATCGACGGCAAGCCGATGAAGCCGCACGAGCTTCTGGCCGCGCTCAACGATCTCGGCCGCGACAACGGCATCGGCCGGCTCGATCTGGTCGAGAACCGCTTCGTCGGCATGAAGTCGCGCGGCGTCTACGAGACCCCGGGCGGCACGATCCTGCTCGTCGCCCACCGGGCGATCGAATCCATCACCCTCGACCGGGGTGCCGGCCACCTCAAGGACGAGCTGATGCCGCGCTATGCGGAGCTCATCTACAACGGGTTCTGGTTCTCGCCGGAGCGGCTGATGCTGCAGGCGGCGATCGACAAGAGCCAGGAGAATGTCGAGGGCACCGTCCGCCTCAAGCTCTACAAGGGCAACGTCATCGTCGAGGGCAGGGAATCGCCCAAGTCCCTCTATTCCGACGCGCTGGTCACCTTCGAGGACGATCACGGCGCCTACGACCAGAAGGACGCCGCCGGCTTCATCCGGCTCAACGCGCTGCGTCTGAGGACCCTGGCGAAGCGGGACGGCGGGGCCTGA
- a CDS encoding M48 family metalloprotease — MGLKGIFEAISARPLARAMAACGLLLGLGACVLTPAGDPIITSSSPVASIVPPEPMEAASGETREHQRLIDAYGGVYSDPSVERSVARVVGRLVAASDDPSRSYRITILNSPAINAFALPTGHLYITRGLLALASDRSEVAAVIAHEMAHVTAQHAVARQRRAQAIAVANRVVSNMATEAAEQARQTTQLSLARFSQDQELEADEVGVRTLAAAGFDPFAATRFLNSMSRYADLQSVSAGSKGLDFLSSHPTTPSRIDLARRAARQYGAPGIGEQERDAYLRSLDGMLYGDDPSEGYIRGRQYLHASLGIGFTVPPGYVLKNTPEAVLATDGDRTALRFDGLALPEGMSLTDYLRSGWVKGLIEESVREETVNGMNAATASAIADGWSFRIGVVQAGSRIYRFIFATSRPSGRFDSSFEKTFASFSRLTRAERDQLEPLRIRIATVQPSDTVSSLAARMQGVADSERTRMFEVLNGIDADNPIVPGQLVKIISE, encoded by the coding sequence ATGGGACTGAAGGGGATCTTCGAGGCAATTTCGGCACGTCCGCTGGCGCGGGCGATGGCCGCGTGCGGCCTGCTTCTCGGGCTCGGCGCGTGCGTTCTGACGCCTGCCGGCGATCCCATCATCACCTCCAGCTCGCCGGTGGCCTCCATCGTGCCGCCCGAGCCGATGGAGGCGGCCAGCGGCGAGACCCGTGAGCATCAGCGCCTGATCGACGCCTATGGCGGCGTCTATTCCGATCCCAGCGTCGAGCGCAGCGTGGCCCGGGTGGTCGGGCGTCTCGTGGCGGCTTCCGACGATCCGAGCCGCTCCTATCGCATCACCATCCTGAATTCGCCGGCGATCAATGCCTTCGCGCTGCCGACCGGCCATCTCTACATCACCCGCGGCCTTCTCGCGCTGGCCAGCGACCGCTCCGAAGTGGCCGCCGTCATCGCCCATGAAATGGCCCATGTGACGGCGCAGCACGCCGTCGCCCGTCAGCGGCGCGCCCAGGCCATCGCGGTGGCGAACCGGGTCGTCTCCAACATGGCCACCGAAGCAGCCGAGCAGGCGCGCCAGACGACCCAGCTGTCGCTCGCCCGGTTCAGCCAGGACCAGGAGCTGGAAGCCGACGAGGTGGGCGTGCGGACCCTGGCGGCGGCCGGCTTCGATCCGTTCGCGGCGACGCGGTTCCTGAACTCCATGAGCCGCTATGCCGACCTGCAGAGCGTGTCGGCCGGCAGCAAGGGGCTGGACTTCCTGTCCTCGCACCCGACCACGCCGTCGCGGATCGATCTCGCCCGGCGGGCGGCCCGCCAGTACGGCGCGCCCGGCATCGGCGAACAGGAGCGCGACGCCTATCTCAGAAGCCTGGACGGGATGCTCTACGGCGACGACCCGAGCGAGGGCTATATCCGCGGCCGGCAGTATCTGCACGCCTCCCTCGGGATCGGCTTCACCGTGCCCCCCGGCTACGTCCTGAAGAACACGCCGGAAGCGGTACTCGCGACCGACGGCGACCGCACGGCCCTGCGCTTCGACGGGCTGGCGCTGCCCGAAGGCATGTCGCTGACCGACTATCTCCGCTCCGGCTGGGTGAAGGGCCTGATCGAGGAGAGCGTCCGCGAGGAGACCGTCAACGGCATGAACGCGGCGACAGCGTCGGCCATCGCCGACGGCTGGTCGTTCCGCATCGGCGTGGTCCAGGCCGGATCGCGGATCTACCGGTTCATCTTCGCCACGTCGCGGCCGTCCGGCCGGTTCGACAGCAGCTTCGAAAAGACCTTCGCGTCCTTCTCGCGGCTGACGCGCGCGGAGCGCGACCAGCTCGAGCCGCTTCGCATCCGCATCGCGACCGTGCAGCCGTCGGATACCGTCTCAAGTCTCGCCGCCCGCATGCAGGGCGTCGCCGACAGCGAGCGCACCCGCATGTTCGAGGTCCTGAACGGGATCGACGCCGACAATCCGATCGTTCCCGGCCAGCTGGTCAAGATCATCTCCGAATAG
- a CDS encoding twin transmembrane helix small protein has product MEAFFYNLVPVAIILVAIVLVLGLINLIRGGNPNRSQRLMRWRVILQFIAIIIIMLAIYFMRG; this is encoded by the coding sequence ATGGAAGCGTTTTTCTACAATCTCGTGCCCGTCGCGATCATCCTGGTCGCGATCGTGCTGGTGCTGGGCCTGATCAATCTCATCCGCGGCGGCAACCCCAACCGCTCCCAGCGCCTGATGCGATGGCGCGTGATCCTTCAGTTCATCGCCATCATCATCATCATGCTGGCCATCTATTTCATGCGCGGCTGA
- a CDS encoding electron transfer flavoprotein subunit alpha/FixB family protein, which yields MTTLLIAVHDNQTLSEQTAKALTAANALGGDVHVLVAGKDCAAVAGEAAALEGVTKVLHAEADALAAPLAEPMAALIVSLADGYDAIAAPATTSGKNVMPRVAALLDVMQISEVMSVEAPDTFKRPIYAGNAVQTVKSTDAKKVMTIRTASFQATGAGGSEAPVEQVSAAEDPGVSSFVGESLSESDRPELTSAKIIISGGRALGSAEKFEEVITPVAEKLGAAIGASRAAVDAGYAPNDLQVGQTGKVVAPDLYIACGISGAIQHLAGMKDSRVIVAINKDEDAPIFQVADYGLVADLFEVLPELEKQIQK from the coding sequence ATGACCACGCTTCTCATTGCGGTCCACGACAACCAGACCCTCAGCGAGCAGACGGCGAAGGCGCTGACCGCGGCCAACGCGCTGGGCGGTGACGTCCATGTGCTGGTGGCCGGCAAGGACTGCGCCGCCGTGGCCGGCGAGGCCGCCGCGCTCGAAGGGGTGACCAAGGTGCTGCACGCCGAGGCCGACGCGCTCGCCGCGCCGCTGGCGGAGCCGATGGCCGCGCTGATCGTTTCGTTGGCCGACGGCTATGACGCCATCGCCGCGCCGGCGACCACCTCGGGCAAGAACGTCATGCCCCGCGTGGCGGCGCTGCTCGACGTCATGCAGATCTCCGAGGTCATGTCAGTGGAGGCGCCAGACACGTTCAAGCGGCCGATCTACGCCGGCAACGCGGTCCAGACGGTGAAGTCGACCGACGCCAAGAAGGTGATGACGATCCGCACCGCCTCGTTCCAGGCGACGGGTGCCGGCGGATCGGAAGCCCCGGTGGAACAGGTCTCGGCCGCCGAGGACCCGGGCGTGTCCAGCTTCGTCGGCGAGAGCCTGTCGGAATCCGACCGGCCGGAGCTGACGTCGGCGAAGATCATCATCTCCGGCGGCCGCGCGCTCGGCTCGGCGGAGAAGTTCGAGGAAGTGATCACGCCGGTGGCGGAGAAGCTGGGTGCCGCGATCGGCGCCTCGCGCGCCGCCGTCGACGCGGGCTACGCGCCGAACGATCTGCAGGTCGGACAGACCGGCAAGGTTGTGGCGCCGGACCTCTACATCGCCTGCGGCATCTCCGGCGCGATCCAGCATCTGGCCGGCATGAAGGATTCCCGCGTCATCGTCGCCATCAACAAGGACGAGGACGCTCCCATCTTCCAGGTCGCCGACTATGGCCTCGTGGCGGATCTCTTCGAGGTCCTCCCGGAACTCGAAAAACAGATCCAGAAGTAG
- a CDS encoding thermonuclease family protein, with translation MLVTASGLTLVPGGIFVPPAAEAALAARLSDLIGQTVGYEIYGHDRYGHALAQIFPSRSGDRSLSAEIVAAGQGAVLPDAIETPCLPELLRIEGEARAASRGLWGSVLRIRQAAEPKLATHAGTLGLIEGRVLSVGNTTTNHYLNFGRNWALDFTVMIPVRDAGSWGAGAPVPEELAGRKVRVRGLLEEWNGALIRAWHPAQIERIDDRD, from the coding sequence GTGCTCGTGACGGCCTCCGGTCTCACCCTCGTTCCCGGTGGGATCTTCGTGCCGCCGGCGGCGGAGGCAGCCCTTGCCGCCCGTCTCTCGGATCTGATCGGGCAGACGGTCGGCTACGAGATCTACGGGCACGACCGCTACGGCCACGCGCTGGCGCAGATCTTCCCGTCCCGGTCCGGCGACCGGTCCCTGTCCGCAGAGATTGTGGCCGCCGGTCAGGGCGCGGTTCTGCCCGATGCCATAGAAACGCCTTGTCTACCTGAACTTTTGCGCATCGAGGGCGAGGCACGCGCGGCGTCTCGCGGGCTTTGGGGCTCGGTCTTGAGAATTCGTCAAGCAGCCGAACCTAAACTTGCGACCCACGCCGGCACTCTGGGCCTGATCGAAGGCCGCGTGCTGTCGGTGGGAAACACGACGACGAATCACTATTTGAACTTCGGCCGGAACTGGGCGTTGGATTTCACCGTCATGATCCCCGTACGGGATGCAGGATCGTGGGGGGCCGGCGCTCCTGTTCCGGAAGAACTGGCCGGCCGGAAAGTGAGAGTCCGGGGCCTCCTGGAAGAATGGAACGGCGCCTTGATCCGCGCATGGCACCCCGCGCAGATCGAACGCATCGACGATCGCGACTGA
- a CDS encoding J domain-containing protein, with amino-acid sequence MKLDSKHFDRIRIKRASDEPAPEAPTCAHKGCTARGLYRAPMGRGREGQYLLLCLDHVRAYNKTYNYFDGMSDEAVQAFQKDAIVGHRPTRKVGVNSWAEKRGQAADSKPQTAWSGLYEDPFGLFGEDGAKPAPDSDNRPRRRALGPERRALETLGLEESASRDDIKSRYKTLVKRHHPDANHGDRGSEERLRRIIQAYTVLRRAGYC; translated from the coding sequence ATGAAGCTCGACTCGAAACACTTCGACCGCATTCGCATCAAACGGGCGTCGGACGAACCGGCGCCCGAGGCTCCGACGTGCGCGCACAAGGGGTGCACGGCGCGCGGCCTGTATCGCGCGCCCATGGGCCGCGGCCGCGAGGGGCAGTATCTGCTGCTCTGCCTCGACCACGTGCGCGCCTACAACAAGACCTACAACTATTTCGACGGGATGAGCGACGAGGCGGTCCAGGCCTTCCAGAAGGACGCCATCGTCGGGCACCGGCCCACCCGGAAGGTCGGCGTCAATTCCTGGGCGGAAAAGCGCGGCCAGGCGGCCGACAGCAAGCCCCAGACGGCCTGGAGCGGCCTCTACGAGGATCCGTTCGGCCTGTTCGGGGAAGACGGCGCCAAACCCGCCCCCGACAGCGACAATCGGCCGCGCCGAAGGGCGCTCGGCCCGGAGCGGCGGGCGCTGGAAACACTCGGACTTGAGGAAAGCGCCTCGCGTGACGACATCAAGTCGCGCTACAAGACCCTGGTGAAACGCCATCATCCGGACGCGAACCACGGCGATCGCGGATCGGAAGAACGGCTCCGGCGTATCATTCAAGCCTATACGGTGCTAAGGCGCGCCGGCTACTGTTGA
- a CDS encoding 3-hydroxybutyryl-CoA dehydrogenase, translating to MVEIKKVGVIGAGQMGNGIAHVCALAGYEVLLNDVSMDRVQSGMASINGNMARQVSSGRISEEERKGALERIGPAEHLDTLGDVDLIIESATENEQVKRKIFAQVCPLLKPEAMLATNTSSISITRLAASTDRPERFIGVHFMNPVPIMELVELVRGIATEDETFDEAKRFVAKIGKTAAVAEDFPAFMVNRILLPMINEAIYTLYEGVGSVEAIDTAMRLGANHKMGPLQLADFIGLDTCLSIMQVLYEGLADSKYRPCPLLVKYVEAGWLGRKAGRGFYDYRGETPVPTR from the coding sequence ATGGTCGAAATCAAGAAAGTTGGCGTAATCGGCGCCGGTCAGATGGGCAACGGAATCGCCCATGTGTGCGCCCTGGCGGGCTATGAGGTCCTTCTGAACGACGTCTCGATGGACCGGGTTCAGTCCGGCATGGCGTCCATCAACGGCAACATGGCGCGTCAGGTCTCCTCCGGACGGATCTCGGAAGAGGAGCGCAAGGGCGCCCTGGAGCGCATCGGTCCGGCCGAGCACCTCGACACCCTCGGCGACGTCGACCTGATCATCGAATCGGCGACGGAGAACGAGCAGGTCAAGCGCAAGATCTTCGCGCAGGTCTGTCCGCTCCTGAAGCCGGAAGCGATGCTGGCGACCAACACCTCCTCGATCTCCATCACCCGGCTGGCGGCAAGCACCGACCGGCCGGAGCGCTTCATCGGCGTTCACTTCATGAATCCGGTTCCGATCATGGAGCTGGTCGAGCTCGTCCGCGGCATCGCGACCGAGGACGAGACCTTCGACGAGGCCAAGCGGTTCGTCGCCAAGATCGGCAAGACCGCCGCGGTCGCCGAGGATTTCCCGGCCTTCATGGTCAACCGCATCCTGCTGCCGATGATCAACGAGGCGATCTACACGCTCTATGAGGGCGTCGGCTCGGTGGAAGCGATCGACACCGCCATGCGGCTCGGCGCCAACCACAAGATGGGCCCGCTGCAGCTCGCCGACTTCATCGGCCTCGACACCTGTCTGTCGATCATGCAGGTGCTGTATGAGGGACTCGCCGATTCCAAGTACCGTCCCTGCCCGCTCCTGGTGAAATATGTCGAGGCGGGCTGGCTCGGCCGGAAGGCCGGCCGCGGCTTCTACGACTATCGCGGTGAGACCCCCGTCCCGACCCGCTGA
- a CDS encoding MFS transporter has product MTPTTRLALAGFAATAIAFGPARMGFGLFLPEFRAEFDLSSTIAGLIASAGFAAFLAALPFAALLVSRTGPRLPVVSGAILATAGFLAVALAPNAMVLTIGVALAGSSAGLCWAPFNDATERVATEDARSSILSIIATGTSLGVAAAALLALAVTYDHLPWTAAWVVFALAASFTAIAAVLSVPAGVERRAARRTRLQAISELLCWPAVPLYAAALCFGATNAIYLSFAADRIVTAGGLPGLPETSAAPVIFLGYGLFGLLGLATGRVEAAIGLGWLLRAIFSAAALSMVLVALAPTLWPAVIASSGLHGAALMAVSAVFSFWSLRLFPGRGTRGFTAALVALAIGSVVGPAVSGVLADQIGSRAMFLTAAVPALLTALWPLAWPETRAGSGTGQLAAASSA; this is encoded by the coding sequence TTGACACCCACGACCCGCCTAGCTCTTGCAGGATTTGCCGCAACCGCCATCGCCTTCGGCCCGGCGCGGATGGGGTTCGGCCTGTTCTTGCCGGAGTTCCGCGCCGAGTTCGATCTGTCCAGCACCATCGCCGGGCTGATCGCGAGTGCCGGGTTCGCGGCCTTTCTGGCAGCCCTCCCGTTCGCCGCCCTTCTGGTCTCGCGGACCGGTCCGCGGCTGCCGGTGGTGTCCGGCGCCATCCTGGCCACGGCCGGTTTCCTGGCGGTCGCGCTCGCACCCAACGCGATGGTTCTGACCATCGGCGTCGCGCTGGCGGGATCCAGCGCCGGCTTGTGCTGGGCACCGTTCAACGACGCGACCGAACGGGTCGCCACCGAAGACGCCCGCAGCAGCATCCTGTCCATCATCGCGACGGGCACGAGCCTCGGTGTGGCCGCGGCGGCGCTGCTCGCGCTTGCCGTGACCTACGACCATCTCCCCTGGACGGCGGCCTGGGTGGTCTTTGCGCTGGCGGCATCTTTCACGGCGATCGCGGCGGTCCTCTCGGTTCCGGCCGGCGTTGAGCGCCGTGCAGCCCGCAGGACCCGTCTGCAGGCCATCAGCGAGCTTTTGTGCTGGCCGGCCGTGCCGCTCTATGCCGCCGCCCTGTGCTTCGGGGCGACCAATGCGATCTATCTGTCCTTCGCCGCCGACCGGATCGTCACTGCCGGCGGCCTCCCCGGGCTGCCGGAAACGTCCGCCGCGCCCGTGATCTTCCTCGGCTACGGCCTGTTCGGCCTGTTGGGGCTTGCGACGGGCCGGGTCGAGGCGGCGATCGGGCTCGGCTGGCTGCTGCGGGCGATCTTTTCGGCCGCCGCGCTGTCGATGGTGCTGGTCGCGCTGGCGCCCACGCTCTGGCCGGCCGTGATCGCCTCATCGGGTTTGCACGGGGCGGCGCTGATGGCGGTGAGCGCGGTATTCTCGTTCTGGAGCCTGAGACTGTTTCCCGGCCGCGGCACGCGCGGCTTCACCGCCGCGCTCGTCGCCCTGGCCATCGGCAGCGTCGTCGGTCCGGCCGTGAGCGGTGTTCTGGCCGACCAGATCGGCTCCCGGGCCATGTTCCTGACGGCCGCCGTGCCGGCGCTTCTGACCGCGCTCTGGCCGCTGGCGTGGCCCGAAACGCGCGCAGGATCGGGGACCGGGCAACTGGCAGCCGCTTCGTCGGCGTGA
- a CDS encoding dienelactone hydrolase family protein produces the protein MRGTLFTTATAALALAAFGGPAAADIVTQTVTYDVDGTTYEGYFAINDGIQGDQPVVLIVHDWDGLTDYEKRRAEMLAEYGVAAFAVDVYGQGVRPTTTEDKRAESGKLYQDRDALRARLAGGLEAALQMDGVEDDVIVIGYCFGGAAALEFARAGADVDGFVSFHGGLGTPDGQDYSEVEAPILILHGSEDPVAPMAQVAALAEAMNADNVDFEMQIYSGARHSFTEWSAKGEGSRYDANADLKSWQALLSFIDEQVD, from the coding sequence ATGAGGGGTACGCTTTTCACCACCGCCACGGCGGCGCTGGCGCTTGCCGCGTTCGGCGGACCGGCAGCAGCCGACATCGTGACGCAGACCGTCACCTATGATGTCGACGGGACGACCTACGAGGGCTACTTCGCGATCAACGACGGCATCCAGGGCGACCAGCCGGTCGTGCTGATCGTGCACGACTGGGACGGCCTGACCGACTACGAGAAGCGCCGGGCGGAAATGCTCGCCGAGTATGGCGTCGCCGCGTTCGCCGTCGACGTTTACGGGCAGGGCGTGCGCCCGACCACCACGGAGGACAAGCGGGCGGAATCCGGCAAGCTCTACCAGGATCGCGACGCGCTCCGCGCGCGCCTGGCCGGCGGACTGGAAGCCGCACTCCAGATGGACGGCGTGGAGGACGACGTCATCGTCATCGGCTACTGCTTCGGCGGCGCGGCCGCTCTGGAATTCGCGCGCGCCGGTGCCGACGTCGACGGCTTCGTCAGCTTCCACGGCGGTCTCGGCACCCCGGACGGCCAGGACTATTCCGAGGTCGAGGCGCCGATCCTGATCCTGCACGGCTCGGAGGATCCGGTGGCCCCGATGGCGCAGGTCGCCGCGCTGGCGGAGGCGATGAACGCCGACAACGTCGATTTCGAGATGCAGATCTACTCGGGCGCCCGCCATTCCTTCACCGAGTGGTCCGCGAAGGGCGAAGGCTCGCGCTATGACGCCAACGCCGACCTGAAGTCCTGGCAGGCGCTCCTGAGCTTCATCGACGAGCAGGTCGACTAG
- a CDS encoding cob(I)yrinic acid a,c-diamide adenosyltransferase gives MVVLNKIYTRTGDDGTTALSTGERRSKADLRVETYGTVDELNAALGLARLHTGEGEFDGMLARIQNELFDLGADLATPPGGPHEDKALRIVASQIERLETEIDRLNADLEPLRSFVLPGGTALAAHLHHCRTVARRAERLTVELAGREPITAEALTYLNRLSDFFFVASRAANDGGQLDVLWAPGKTR, from the coding sequence ATGGTTGTCCTCAACAAGATCTACACGCGCACCGGCGACGACGGGACCACAGCGCTGTCGACAGGCGAGCGCCGGTCGAAGGCCGATCTCCGGGTGGAAACCTACGGAACCGTCGACGAGCTGAATGCCGCGCTCGGCCTGGCCCGGCTGCACACTGGAGAAGGCGAGTTCGATGGAATGCTGGCCCGCATCCAGAACGAGCTGTTCGATCTGGGCGCCGACCTGGCCACGCCCCCCGGCGGCCCCCACGAGGACAAGGCGCTCCGGATCGTGGCCAGCCAGATCGAGCGGCTGGAAACGGAAATCGACCGGCTGAACGCGGACCTGGAGCCGCTGCGCTCCTTCGTGCTGCCCGGCGGCACGGCCCTGGCGGCACATCTCCATCACTGCCGCACGGTCGCGCGGCGCGCCGAGCGGCTCACCGTGGAGCTTGCCGGTCGCGAGCCGATCACCGCCGAGGCGCTGACCTATCTCAACCGGCTGTCCGACTTCTTCTTCGTCGCGTCCCGAGCAGCCAACGACGGCGGCCAGCTGGACGTCCTGTGGGCTCCGGGAAAGACGCGTTAA